The following proteins come from a genomic window of Candidatus Thorarchaeota archaeon:
- a CDS encoding M20/M25/M40 family metallo-hydrolase: MESKKLLADLVAFDTVSDPEKNRRPSSECPQYINSHLDALGVRTELLEHEGVYTSLGVMGTGGDVILFLTHFDVVPPGNGWESDPFTLIVKDDKAFGRGSSDDKGNIVSVLLLAEKLAESKLPCTVLFAATGDEEVGGVNGAGYLREHLRSEGLSPRYVLVADGIHQQVIFRRRNILPATITVRPVKQYTTGTVEPVRFNTDTFGSQTRHSAYLRLGVDRHAMLAASRYLESHPTSLVKDIRGAFIKSNVVPDWVELDLVSPSDSGEQVEYDLALTGLMRSLLAISCASFPTRPSERGTIVAPNLLGLKDGVWRLYCDVRAMTNDGGAVKRAIEGALGGRVEAESVHVDSGAGFVDSDTQSYFMRAAAHSLKKAGLPCQFVEGGGASDSRFFVGKGVQVFDFGPEGDNIHGPNEWVSLSSIEKNTEFFYALTETIAYDHPKGR, translated from the coding sequence GTGGAATCGAAGAAGCTGCTGGCTGACCTCGTTGCCTTTGACACCGTTAGCGACCCCGAGAAGAATCGGCGTCCGTCGAGTGAATGCCCCCAATACATCAATTCCCACCTTGATGCGTTGGGAGTCAGGACTGAGTTATTGGAACACGAAGGTGTCTATACTTCTCTGGGTGTGATGGGCACTGGAGGTGACGTGATTCTCTTTCTCACACACTTCGATGTTGTACCCCCGGGAAACGGGTGGGAGAGCGACCCGTTCACCCTTATTGTGAAAGATGACAAGGCATTTGGACGCGGTAGCAGCGATGACAAGGGCAACATAGTGTCTGTGCTCTTGCTTGCAGAGAAACTGGCTGAATCCAAGTTGCCATGCACCGTGCTGTTCGCAGCCACCGGGGATGAAGAAGTAGGCGGAGTGAACGGCGCAGGGTATCTCAGAGAGCACCTTCGCAGTGAGGGTCTCTCTCCACGCTATGTGCTTGTTGCTGACGGCATCCATCAGCAGGTGATATTCAGGCGCCGGAACATACTGCCTGCAACGATAACAGTGCGACCAGTGAAGCAGTACACCACTGGGACAGTGGAACCCGTCCGGTTCAACACTGACACATTCGGTTCTCAGACGCGACACTCGGCATACCTGCGGCTCGGTGTGGACAGACATGCCATGCTTGCCGCCTCGCGGTATCTGGAGTCACATCCGACCTCACTAGTCAAGGACATCCGGGGTGCGTTCATCAAATCAAACGTGGTTCCCGACTGGGTGGAGTTGGACCTCGTTAGCCCTTCCGACTCTGGTGAGCAAGTGGAGTATGACCTCGCTTTGACCGGCCTGATGCGGTCCTTGCTTGCAATCTCCTGCGCGAGCTTTCCGACGAGGCCGTCAGAGAGGGGTACGATCGTTGCCCCGAACCTACTAGGCCTAAAGGACGGGGTCTGGAGGCTATACTGTGACGTCAGAGCAATGACGAATGACGGGGGTGCTGTAAAGCGAGCCATAGAGGGGGCACTGGGCGGTCGTGTTGAAGCAGAATCAGTCCATGTGGACAGCGGTGCGGGCTTCGTCGATTCTGATACACAGTCGTACTTCATGAGAGCTGCAGCACACTCACTGAAGAAGGCCGGACTCCCATGTCAGTTTGTCGAGGGTGGCGGCGCGTCAGACTCTCGGTTCTTTGTCGGCAAAGGTGTCCAGGTCTTTGACTTTGGCCCCGAGGGTGATAACATCCATGGTCCCAACGAGTGGGTCTCTCTGAGTTCGATTGAGAAGAACACGGAGTTCTTCTATGCGCTCACTGAGACGATAGCGTACGACCATCCTAAGGGGAGATAG
- a CDS encoding PhzF family phenazine biosynthesis protein, with translation MKRSSEIPVLQVDAYTDVPYGGNPAVVVLRADRLDEKMTERVSREMAVAQTVFVYPSKKADMRLRFMTPRGEMAFSGHLVTAALAALLDTGDIEAVADVSMFTAETASGIVQVEVVKNESTGMHEIQISRESPKFMNTYDPKEYAEALGLNLADIMTQGPIQTVSTGIPQVMIPVRTIKALERVHPNWDRLDALQKESDWLSMQLFTRETLEPTSDVHVRHFAPALGIPEDPVTGSGAASMGSYMIKYGLFEPTIPVTSIVVEQGHFMKRPGKLFIEVQGDATDIRLVKVSGTCVIVMRGLLLI, from the coding sequence ATGAAGCGGAGTTCAGAGATACCGGTTCTTCAGGTTGACGCATACACAGACGTCCCATATGGTGGAAATCCTGCTGTAGTTGTGCTTCGGGCTGACCGTCTCGATGAGAAGATGACCGAGCGGGTGAGCCGTGAGATGGCCGTTGCGCAGACGGTGTTTGTGTACCCGTCCAAGAAGGCTGATATGCGACTGAGGTTCATGACCCCTCGTGGCGAGATGGCTTTCTCGGGTCATCTTGTGACCGCGGCTCTCGCAGCGCTCCTAGACACCGGTGACATAGAGGCTGTGGCCGATGTGAGCATGTTCACCGCCGAAACCGCATCTGGCATTGTCCAAGTGGAAGTCGTGAAGAACGAGAGCACCGGCATGCATGAGATCCAGATTTCTCGTGAGAGTCCCAAGTTCATGAACACATATGACCCAAAGGAGTATGCTGAGGCGCTAGGTCTGAACCTCGCAGACATAATGACGCAGGGCCCCATCCAGACTGTGAGCACAGGTATTCCTCAGGTCATGATTCCCGTGAGGACCATAAAGGCACTCGAGCGCGTCCATCCGAACTGGGACCGTCTCGACGCTCTCCAGAAAGAGTCTGACTGGCTCTCCATGCAGTTGTTCACGAGAGAGACTCTTGAACCCACTTCAGATGTGCACGTCCGCCACTTTGCCCCCGCGCTTGGGATTCCCGAGGACCCTGTCACAGGCTCTGGTGCAGCGAGCATGGGGAGCTACATGATAAAGTACGGTCTGTTCGAACCCACCATACCTGTCACTAGTATTGTTGTTGAACAGGGGCACTTCATGAAGCGACCGGGGAAGCTCTTCATAGAGGTTCAAGGCGATGCAACTGATATTAGGCTCGTGAAGGTGAGCGGGACCTGTGTGATTGTCATGCGTGGACTACTACTGATATAG
- a CDS encoding elongation factor EF-2, giving the protein MVKIKDPEAIKKLIMSDDFEHKRIISISAHIDHGKTTTSDYLLRAAGLMSDAAAGQALMTDSDEEEQARGITIFTSVVLLNFEIDGEEYLVQLSDTPGHLSFTGEVSRALRASDGAVILVDALEGVMPQTETNIRLSVGGEACRPVLFVNKVDRLINELKLPPKKVSERIDAIIAKVNELIRKVAPPEMAKSWQVSFADASVAIGSAKTGWAFTISTLKKKGINPMVVFEKYNQGQADWLRANLPLDEALLEMIVKHLPNPREAQKYKIPRIWRGDLQTPAGQALLACDPKGPLIGMITKIFVDPKSKRPTLIGRVFSGTLKAQQEVRLVNMKQNARIKRLGVQEITDILDMEEIPAGNLFSVFGFMCPAGESFVDPDSDLPGFEAIVYASEPVVSRSIRPVDPSDIAKLGETVSKWIMADPTARFVHDKESGEYRLDGIDPLQIEILTKRIDEQVKIKVSEPVIVYREKISQRGAEFHTKSPNGHNRLKLYVEPLDEKTVELIRKKRITAEQGARERADILREEAGWDPKEARKILDIYESSMLVDAMSGVQRFDRILPYVQSTFREFIDSGPLAHEPVMGVKVVITDATVHTDPAHTGYSEIAIMTSAALNLSFLSGAPSIHEPVLSVDIKTPSDTQGQVIKVLTGHRGQIVTIEPEEETVTIKGTLPTAETIGIADEFRSATSGRSFFGYEFKGFDTLPPSLQQSKILEIRKRKKMPESMPDPSNWARYVYKRTG; this is encoded by the coding sequence TTGGTCAAAATCAAGGATCCAGAGGCAATCAAGAAGCTCATAATGTCCGATGACTTTGAGCACAAACGCATCATATCGATATCTGCACATATCGACCATGGGAAGACCACCACGAGTGACTATCTGCTGCGTGCAGCCGGTCTGATGAGTGACGCTGCCGCAGGCCAAGCTCTGATGACCGATAGTGACGAGGAAGAACAGGCGCGAGGAATCACGATATTCACATCCGTCGTACTGCTGAACTTCGAAATTGACGGTGAGGAGTATCTGGTTCAGCTCTCTGACACTCCAGGACATCTCTCATTCACAGGAGAGGTGTCTCGTGCACTAAGAGCAAGCGACGGTGCGGTGATTCTGGTCGATGCGCTTGAGGGCGTGATGCCCCAGACAGAAACCAACATCCGTCTGTCAGTTGGAGGCGAGGCGTGCCGACCTGTACTCTTTGTCAACAAGGTGGACCGGCTGATAAACGAGCTGAAGTTGCCGCCCAAGAAGGTCTCGGAGAGAATCGATGCCATCATTGCCAAGGTGAACGAACTCATCAGGAAGGTGGCACCGCCAGAGATGGCAAAGTCGTGGCAAGTGAGTTTCGCAGACGCCAGTGTTGCAATAGGCAGCGCCAAGACCGGGTGGGCCTTCACAATCAGCACACTCAAGAAGAAAGGCATAAACCCAATGGTCGTCTTCGAGAAGTACAACCAAGGCCAAGCGGACTGGCTCCGGGCGAATCTGCCCCTGGATGAGGCGCTTCTTGAGATGATTGTCAAGCACCTGCCTAACCCCCGTGAGGCACAGAAGTACAAGATCCCTCGAATTTGGAGAGGCGATCTGCAGACCCCTGCCGGTCAGGCCTTGCTTGCTTGTGACCCCAAGGGTCCCCTGATTGGCATGATCACCAAGATATTCGTAGATCCAAAGAGCAAGCGACCAACACTCATCGGTCGCGTCTTCTCGGGGACTCTTAAGGCCCAACAGGAGGTTCGACTGGTGAACATGAAGCAGAACGCTCGCATCAAGCGTCTGGGGGTACAGGAGATCACGGACATCCTGGACATGGAGGAGATTCCCGCAGGCAACCTGTTTTCGGTCTTTGGCTTCATGTGCCCGGCAGGCGAGTCCTTTGTTGACCCGGACTCGGACCTACCTGGTTTCGAGGCCATAGTTTATGCCAGCGAACCTGTGGTCAGTCGCAGTATTAGGCCGGTGGACCCTTCTGACATCGCCAAGCTGGGTGAGACCGTGTCAAAGTGGATCATGGCTGACCCAACCGCACGTTTCGTGCATGACAAGGAGTCTGGAGAGTACCGTCTTGATGGTATTGACCCTCTTCAGATTGAGATTCTGACTAAGCGTATCGATGAACAGGTCAAGATTAAGGTGTCTGAGCCTGTGATAGTCTACCGTGAGAAGATTAGTCAGCGAGGAGCCGAGTTCCACACAAAGTCCCCGAATGGTCACAACCGACTCAAGCTGTATGTCGAGCCCCTAGATGAAAAGACAGTCGAGCTGATTCGGAAGAAGCGAATCACAGCTGAACAGGGTGCCCGTGAGCGAGCAGACATCCTCAGGGAAGAAGCAGGCTGGGACCCGAAGGAGGCGAGGAAGATACTTGACATCTACGAGTCCTCCATGCTTGTTGACGCCATGTCCGGTGTTCAGAGATTCGACAGGATACTGCCGTATGTCCAGTCCACCTTCAGAGAGTTTATCGACTCCGGTCCCCTTGCCCACGAACCAGTCATGGGTGTCAAGGTGGTCATTACTGATGCTACCGTCCACACTGACCCCGCACACACTGGTTACAGTGAAATTGCCATAATGACCTCTGCGGCTCTCAACCTGTCGTTCCTCTCCGGTGCGCCATCAATACACGAACCGGTGCTCTCCGTTGACATCAAGACCCCTTCAGACACCCAGGGACAGGTCATCAAGGTGCTCACTGGTCACAGGGGGCAGATTGTGACGATTGAGCCTGAGGAGGAGACTGTGACAATCAAGGGCACACTTCCGACCGCAGAGACCATTGGCATAGCCGATGAGTTCAGAAGCGCCACATCCGGCCGCAGTTTCTTCGGTTATGAGTTCAAGGGGTTCGATACACTGCCCCCCAGTCTGCAGCAGTCCAAGATACTTGAGATTCGCAAGCGGAAGAAGATGCCCGAGTCGATGCCTGATCCGAGCAACTGGGCCCGCTATGTCTACAAACGGACTGGCTAG
- a CDS encoding nucleoside triphosphate pyrophosphohydrolase has translation MAREKLVRDRIPDLIRSSGQTPVVRTALKEELDHLLRLKVLEEAEELFSSGSNEELADIVEAVLQLAKTRGISREQLDLIVAKKRADRGGFEMGYVLTLPTEED, from the coding sequence TTGGCAAGAGAAAAACTGGTGCGCGACCGCATACCGGACCTGATTCGAAGCAGCGGACAGACTCCCGTTGTGCGGACTGCACTTAAGGAGGAGCTTGACCATCTGCTTCGTCTGAAGGTACTTGAGGAGGCGGAGGAGCTCTTTTCATCCGGGTCGAACGAGGAACTCGCAGACATAGTTGAGGCAGTACTCCAGTTGGCCAAGACGCGGGGGATATCACGAGAACAACTCGACCTCATCGTGGCAAAAAAGCGAGCCGATCGTGGGGGGTTTGAGATGGGTTATGTTCTCACTCTCCCCACTGAGGAGGACTAG
- a CDS encoding radical SAM protein: MLYEEDGKVMYKKTCEKHGEFIDVYWGDAEMYRRASTYWYKSVGLDNPRTQTVLGCPQDCGQCPEHKSHTALALLDVTNRCNLRCPICFAQAAESGSVYEPTPEEVLEMMKNLRSNMPVPAPAIQFAGGEPTVSKHILQYIRWAKQLGFRHVQIASNAIRVAKSLEFARQLKEAGLSTIYMQFDGVTPEPYLTARGVDLFPIKQQAIKNCREVGLDSLVLVPTVVRGVNDDQLGRIIEFAVQNRDVIRCVNFQPVSITGRIDHDARHRMRITIPDAIHKIEEQTGGRIPASEWYPVPAMMPVGRALGLMKGTPQLELSSHFACGMSTFLYVDEDGSYEPITKLIDVEKFLELLVEISELFVQGKRGASARAKAKLAGGARHIKRKGLIKDLVSAFLNRGDYESLSKFMERVIMVGMMHFQDPYNFDLERVQHCDINYAVPDGRIIPFCTMNTIHRPLIEKKLAKSIDQWRKGHKPDQVEEDSIVRPFQGS, translated from the coding sequence ATGCTATACGAGGAAGATGGCAAGGTCATGTACAAGAAGACATGTGAGAAACACGGGGAGTTCATCGATGTCTACTGGGGCGATGCCGAGATGTACAGGCGTGCCTCGACATACTGGTACAAGTCCGTGGGGCTTGACAATCCGCGGACCCAGACAGTCCTTGGCTGCCCACAAGACTGCGGGCAGTGTCCCGAACACAAGTCCCATACCGCACTTGCTCTTCTTGACGTCACCAACAGGTGTAACCTTCGCTGCCCAATCTGTTTCGCACAGGCAGCTGAGTCGGGTAGTGTGTATGAACCGACACCGGAAGAAGTGCTTGAGATGATGAAGAATCTCAGGAGTAACATGCCGGTTCCGGCCCCGGCCATTCAGTTTGCGGGCGGTGAGCCGACAGTCAGCAAGCACATTCTCCAGTACATCCGATGGGCAAAGCAGCTTGGTTTCAGACATGTACAGATAGCGAGCAATGCCATCCGTGTGGCCAAGAGCTTGGAGTTCGCCCGTCAGTTGAAAGAGGCTGGCCTGTCAACAATATACATGCAGTTTGATGGTGTGACGCCAGAACCATATCTGACAGCACGCGGTGTTGATCTCTTTCCAATCAAGCAGCAAGCCATCAAGAACTGCAGGGAGGTCGGACTGGACTCACTCGTCCTGGTTCCAACTGTCGTGAGAGGAGTCAACGACGATCAGCTGGGTAGGATAATCGAGTTTGCAGTACAGAACCGCGATGTCATACGCTGCGTCAACTTCCAGCCTGTGAGCATAACTGGCCGTATTGACCATGATGCACGCCACAGGATGCGCATCACCATTCCGGATGCAATACACAAGATCGAGGAACAGACTGGCGGAAGAATACCCGCTTCGGAATGGTATCCTGTTCCAGCGATGATGCCCGTCGGAAGGGCTCTCGGACTCATGAAGGGTACTCCTCAGCTGGAACTGAGTTCACACTTCGCCTGCGGAATGTCGACCTTCCTCTATGTCGATGAGGATGGTAGCTATGAGCCAATTACCAAGCTCATAGATGTCGAGAAGTTCCTTGAGTTGCTTGTGGAGATCTCCGAGCTGTTTGTCCAGGGCAAGAGAGGAGCGAGCGCAAGGGCGAAGGCCAAGCTGGCGGGAGGTGCTCGCCACATAAAGCGCAAGGGCCTGATAAAGGACCTAGTCAGCGCCTTCCTCAACCGCGGCGATTACGAGTCGCTCTCAAAGTTCATGGAACGCGTAATCATGGTGGGCATGATGCACTTCCAAGACCCGTACAACTTCGACTTGGAACGAGTTCAGCACTGTGACATAAACTATGCAGTGCCAGATGGGCGAATCATCCCGTTCTGCACGATGAACACAATCCACAGACCACTGATTGAGAAGAAGTTAGCAAAGTCCATCGATCAGTGGCGAAAGGGTCACAAGCCCGATCAAGTCGAGGAGGACAGCATCGTCAGACCCTTCCAAGGTTCGTAA
- a CDS encoding class I SAM-dependent methyltransferase — METVESGWDDFWAEVMRVKYRSSVQGIAQYDDMLVECCIQLLALKRGDAILDIACGAGDHSLLFCRHGLEVTGFDISKTLIKTAQQRALQQSLDVDFHVGDMRVMKLKRKYNGAAILSHSFGFFDDEVNRRILERVHDSLLEGGGLLIDLMNPYNLPRFHPTWTKLEGGYLLTEPYVLDAQAGVLRGRPAVFIDTDRDRVILMNSDAMSNNDIRMYTALEIRSLLEDAGFIRIDMYGQNKLPRVPYSASSERMVVVAFR, encoded by the coding sequence ATGGAGACTGTTGAAAGCGGCTGGGACGATTTCTGGGCTGAGGTCATGCGCGTCAAGTATCGTAGTTCGGTTCAAGGTATCGCCCAGTACGACGATATGCTTGTCGAGTGCTGTATCCAGCTGCTCGCTCTGAAGAGAGGTGATGCCATTCTTGACATCGCGTGTGGAGCAGGTGACCACAGTCTTCTCTTTTGCAGGCACGGTCTTGAGGTGACCGGGTTTGACATCTCAAAGACACTGATCAAGACGGCGCAGCAGAGAGCACTACAACAGTCGCTCGATGTTGACTTTCACGTTGGCGACATGAGAGTGATGAAGCTGAAGAGGAAGTACAATGGGGCGGCCATTCTGAGCCACAGCTTTGGCTTCTTTGACGACGAAGTGAACCGACGGATCTTGGAGCGCGTGCATGACTCGCTTCTCGAAGGAGGCGGCCTCTTGATTGACCTCATGAATCCGTACAACCTCCCACGCTTTCATCCGACATGGACGAAGCTCGAAGGGGGATATCTGCTCACCGAACCATATGTTCTGGATGCGCAGGCAGGAGTACTTCGCGGTCGACCCGCCGTCTTCATTGACACTGACAGGGATAGAGTGATTCTGATGAACTCTGATGCGATGTCCAACAATGACATTCGGATGTACACTGCGCTTGAGATACGATCACTGCTTGAGGATGCTGGCTTCATCAGGATTGACATGTATGGTCAGAACAAGCTTCCGCGTGTACCGTACTCTGCAAGTTCCGAACGGATGGTAGTGGTTGCATTCAGGTAG
- a CDS encoding isoleucine--tRNA ligase, with product MPNHPASLVASLRRLIQCTLLMTNMIAALFSKTDDQQEETIMSPLPKRYDPVAIEKEVLQFWEKDCTCQKTVESRLSGPKWSFLEGPPTTNGFMHAGHARGRAMKDAQIRYMTMMGYNVWRRGGWDMQGLPVELEVERSQGIADKGDIEKTLGMDVFVKKCKELVDYYLAGWVRDSVRLGLWLDFETAYQTRRDDYIEHVWHFLKMASEKGLLGRGYRVNPSCPRCVTAVSGHEVSQGYATKVDPSIYVKFPLYGRENEYLVVWTTTPFTLLSNEMVSVHPDFTYVRVKVGIEHWWLVENLVGTVMQKAGVEKFSIVDSCRGEEMLGWKYEHPFKAEVPFHSEHTEGYMHAVVVGEHVTVEDGTGLVHTAPGFGPDDFEVGVKYGVPVFCPVTKTGRFTEEVPLFQGKYVFDVNKDVPKMLRERGLLVHEETIEHEYPHCWRCDTPLIYLADSSQWFLKMIGVRDRLVEKNNQIQWTPEWAGTGRFGDWLANADDWCISRSRIWGTPLPVWVCEKCKHEVVIGSRDELKKRAGRLPKDFELHRPWVDAVVLKCEKCGGRMLREPFVTDCWLDSGMAHTASVDYLRDPSLFKTLFPYDFITEGVDQSRGWFYSLLYTSTVMHDSYPFKTCVSQGHVLDEKGGKMSKSKGNVVWMKDELDKVGADVFRLFMLSRSTPWSSMNYDPKEVEFTRKYLDILWNVFLFAETYMELDKFRFDEKRMRRGLRKADLEDRWLLSRVQTVLGEYHEHMGKYFYHQASRALIDFLSEDLSRVYIPLVKKRVWLDSEDPRKIMAYDVMYYTLQTLTRALSVFTPFLAEKLHRDFFTRFMDGLPGSINMTDMPRVEKKLLDKEMEATFEVLQELRSAASNARNKKGVKLRHPVARIMLVPVSDEVAARARSLAEVLRSDLNTREFEVHMTDVMAGFVRLIVKPNYKVLGPKYKSLMKDIVATLQQGDAAALRRELEKGSARIEVRGENIVLEPGDLEFEETMPDHLGLAHSKIGKVYVDMTRTRELEAEGLIRDVTRRVQVMRKELNLRVEQSIDLVVQFSEAESAELAKSVGGYLAGETRAAKIDILGPDARVKWKEHAFVKEWEIDDLKVKVGMSPISP from the coding sequence TTGCCAAATCATCCAGCAAGTCTGGTCGCAAGTCTGCGAAGACTGATCCAGTGCACTCTCCTGATGACAAACATGATAGCCGCTCTGTTCTCAAAGACTGATGACCAACAAGAGGAGACCATAATGAGCCCATTGCCGAAACGGTACGACCCTGTAGCCATAGAGAAGGAAGTCCTGCAGTTCTGGGAGAAGGACTGCACTTGTCAGAAGACTGTAGAGTCTAGGTTATCCGGTCCGAAGTGGAGCTTCCTTGAGGGACCCCCTACAACAAACGGATTCATGCATGCTGGTCACGCTCGCGGCAGAGCCATGAAAGATGCTCAAATCAGGTACATGACCATGATGGGCTACAATGTCTGGAGGCGAGGTGGCTGGGACATGCAAGGGCTACCTGTGGAGCTTGAGGTCGAGCGTAGTCAGGGCATCGCTGACAAGGGGGACATAGAGAAGACACTGGGCATGGACGTGTTTGTCAAGAAGTGCAAGGAACTTGTCGACTACTACTTGGCTGGATGGGTGCGAGACTCTGTGAGACTCGGACTGTGGCTGGACTTCGAAACGGCCTACCAGACCAGAAGAGATGACTACATAGAGCATGTGTGGCACTTTCTGAAGATGGCAAGCGAGAAGGGACTTCTCGGCAGAGGATACAGAGTGAATCCCTCTTGCCCGCGCTGTGTGACGGCGGTCTCTGGTCATGAAGTCTCTCAGGGCTATGCCACCAAGGTCGACCCGTCCATCTACGTCAAGTTTCCGTTGTACGGGCGCGAGAACGAGTACCTTGTAGTATGGACCACCACACCCTTCACACTCCTTTCTAATGAGATGGTCTCGGTCCATCCTGACTTCACGTATGTGAGAGTGAAGGTTGGCATCGAGCACTGGTGGCTTGTTGAGAACCTAGTCGGAACGGTCATGCAGAAGGCAGGTGTGGAGAAGTTCAGCATCGTTGATTCATGCCGAGGAGAGGAGATGCTCGGATGGAAGTATGAGCATCCGTTCAAAGCAGAGGTGCCTTTCCACAGCGAACACACAGAAGGGTATATGCACGCGGTGGTTGTGGGCGAACACGTCACCGTCGAGGATGGCACAGGACTCGTCCACACGGCGCCCGGGTTCGGCCCTGACGACTTCGAGGTGGGTGTCAAGTATGGGGTCCCGGTCTTCTGCCCGGTCACCAAGACAGGGAGATTCACGGAAGAAGTACCGCTCTTCCAAGGGAAGTATGTGTTCGATGTGAATAAGGACGTCCCTAAGATGCTACGGGAGAGGGGTCTCCTTGTGCACGAGGAAACAATAGAACACGAGTATCCGCACTGTTGGAGGTGTGACACACCGCTCATCTACCTTGCAGACTCGTCGCAGTGGTTCCTCAAGATGATAGGCGTGAGAGACCGTCTGGTCGAGAAGAATAACCAGATCCAGTGGACCCCTGAGTGGGCAGGAACCGGAAGATTCGGTGACTGGCTGGCCAATGCGGACGACTGGTGCATATCGCGCTCGCGAATATGGGGCACACCATTGCCCGTATGGGTCTGCGAGAAATGCAAACACGAGGTTGTGATTGGTTCAAGAGACGAACTGAAGAAGCGTGCGGGCAGACTCCCAAAGGATTTTGAGCTGCATCGCCCTTGGGTCGACGCGGTCGTGCTCAAGTGCGAGAAGTGCGGAGGTCGTATGCTGCGTGAGCCGTTCGTCACCGACTGCTGGTTGGACTCGGGAATGGCACACACGGCGAGTGTCGACTATCTCAGAGACCCCAGTCTCTTCAAGACACTGTTCCCCTACGACTTCATAACTGAGGGAGTGGACCAGTCTCGTGGCTGGTTCTACAGTCTCCTGTACACATCAACTGTCATGCACGACAGCTATCCATTCAAGACCTGCGTGAGTCAAGGTCACGTGCTTGATGAAAAGGGCGGGAAGATGAGCAAGTCCAAGGGCAACGTCGTCTGGATGAAGGACGAGCTGGACAAGGTCGGAGCAGACGTGTTTCGGCTCTTCATGTTGAGCAGGTCTACGCCGTGGTCCAGCATGAACTACGATCCGAAGGAGGTCGAGTTCACAAGGAAGTACCTCGACATCCTGTGGAACGTCTTTCTATTCGCCGAGACATACATGGAACTGGACAAGTTCAGATTCGATGAGAAGAGGATGAGAAGGGGGCTTCGCAAGGCCGATTTGGAGGACCGGTGGCTTCTCTCAAGGGTTCAGACTGTGCTTGGAGAGTATCATGAGCACATGGGGAAGTACTTCTACCACCAAGCCAGCAGAGCACTGATCGACTTCTTGAGCGAGGACCTGAGCAGGGTCTACATACCTCTGGTCAAGAAGCGAGTCTGGCTGGACAGCGAGGACCCGAGGAAGATAATGGCGTACGATGTCATGTACTACACTCTTCAGACGCTCACAAGGGCGTTGAGTGTGTTCACACCATTCCTTGCCGAGAAGCTCCACAGGGACTTCTTCACTCGCTTCATGGACGGACTGCCCGGGTCAATCAACATGACGGACATGCCCCGCGTCGAGAAGAAGCTCTTGGACAAGGAGATGGAGGCCACATTCGAGGTACTTCAGGAACTCAGGAGTGCTGCCAGTAATGCCAGGAACAAGAAGGGAGTGAAGCTCAGACATCCAGTGGCCAGAATCATGCTTGTGCCGGTCTCTGATGAGGTGGCTGCGAGAGCAAGAAGCCTGGCTGAAGTGCTAAGGAGCGATCTGAACACTCGGGAGTTCGAAGTACACATGACAGACGTAATGGCAGGCTTCGTCAGACTGATTGTGAAGCCAAACTACAAGGTTCTCGGTCCAAAGTACAAGTCACTGATGAAAGACATAGTCGCCACATTGCAGCAGGGGGACGCTGCCGCGCTCAGGAGAGAACTGGAAAAGGGTAGCGCAAGAATAGAGGTGCGGGGAGAGAACATAGTCCTTGAACCCGGGGACCTAGAATTCGAAGAGACCATGCCAGACCATCTCGGACTCGCCCATAGCAAGATAGGCAAGGTATATGTCGACATGACAAGGACCAGAGAGCTTGAGGCAGAGGGGCTGATCAGGGACGTCACAAGGAGGGTTCAGGTTATGCGGAAGGAACTGAACCTGAGAGTGGAGCAGTCGATAGATCTAGTTGTCCAGTTCTCGGAGGCGGAGTCGGCAGAGCTGGCCAAGTCCGTTGGTGGGTACCTGGCAGGTGAAACACGGGCTGCGAAGATAGACATACTAGGTCCAGATGCAAGAGTCAAGTGGAAAGAACATGCGTTCGTCAAGGAGTGGGAGATAGATGACCTGAAGGTGAAGGTGGGAATGTCACCTATCTCCCCTTAG